In Thiovibrio frasassiensis, one DNA window encodes the following:
- the pnp gene encoding polyribonucleotide nucleotidyltransferase, which translates to MYKKVTIDLGGRPLSIETGRLAKQASGTALVTYGETVVLVTATAAKDPKAEIDFLPLTVEYQERFYAVGRIPGSFFRREIGRPTDKETLSARFIDRPLRPLFVKGYQHETQVIATVLSADQKNDPDVLAMIGASCALIVSDIPFNAPVAGVKVGYVDGQYVLNPSPEEWEKSRLNLIVAGTKNAVVMVEGGADSLSEAEVLEGIFFGHQALQPILEMQEEMRAAVGKAKMAVAPPVVNEALKAKVAELAREEMQAVITMADKQQRSELYHQLQKKILAALGEEYGDSLKEAKEHLHSLNKTMMRDRIVKEKSRIDGRRFDEIRPISCEVAALPKVHGSALFTRGETQVMVSATLGSGDDEQRVESLTGMSFKRFMLHYNFPPYCVGEVRFMRGPSRRDIGHGALAERALAAVLPKDDEFAYTIRIVSEVLESNGSSSMATVCGGSLALMDAGVPIKKPVSGVAMGLIKDGDTIVILSDILGDEDHLGDMDFKVTGTDEGITALQMDIKIEGVSKEIMTSALAQARGGRLHILEKMKMAIETSRAEVPAHAPKIFSLQINPDKIRDLIGPGGKMIKSITADYGIKMDVEDSGKVTIFAPNGEVAQAVIAKVNEIAADPEIGRIYDGVVQKILDFGAFVQIMPGVDGLVHISELDNKRVEKVTDVLKEGDEVRVKVLEIDQRGKIRLSRKAVLQEEAGS; encoded by the coding sequence ATGTATAAAAAAGTAACGATTGATCTTGGTGGACGGCCCCTCAGTATTGAGACCGGACGCTTGGCAAAACAGGCAAGCGGTACAGCCCTTGTTACCTATGGTGAGACAGTGGTGCTGGTAACGGCTACTGCGGCCAAGGACCCCAAAGCTGAAATCGATTTTCTCCCGCTCACCGTTGAGTATCAGGAACGGTTTTACGCGGTGGGTCGTATTCCGGGAAGTTTCTTTCGTCGTGAAATCGGCCGGCCCACTGATAAGGAAACGCTTTCCGCTCGATTTATCGATCGGCCCCTGCGGCCCCTGTTTGTCAAAGGGTATCAGCATGAAACCCAGGTCATCGCCACCGTTCTTTCGGCCGATCAGAAGAATGATCCCGATGTTTTGGCCATGATCGGCGCCTCCTGCGCCCTGATTGTTTCCGACATCCCCTTCAACGCACCGGTGGCAGGGGTAAAGGTGGGCTATGTTGATGGTCAGTATGTGCTCAACCCCAGCCCGGAAGAGTGGGAGAAATCCCGGCTGAACCTTATCGTGGCAGGGACCAAGAATGCCGTGGTCATGGTGGAAGGCGGGGCGGACAGCCTTTCCGAAGCCGAGGTGCTCGAAGGGATCTTCTTTGGTCATCAGGCGCTGCAACCCATTTTGGAGATGCAGGAAGAGATGCGGGCTGCGGTGGGCAAGGCTAAGATGGCGGTTGCCCCCCCGGTGGTCAACGAGGCATTGAAAGCCAAGGTGGCAGAGCTGGCCCGCGAAGAGATGCAGGCGGTTATCACCATGGCCGACAAGCAGCAGCGGAGTGAGCTGTACCATCAGCTGCAGAAAAAGATCCTCGCCGCCTTGGGTGAAGAATATGGCGACAGCCTCAAGGAGGCCAAGGAGCATCTCCATTCCCTGAATAAAACCATGATGCGCGACCGGATCGTCAAGGAGAAGAGCCGGATCGACGGCCGTCGTTTTGACGAGATCCGCCCGATCAGCTGTGAAGTCGCGGCCTTGCCGAAAGTTCATGGCTCCGCTCTCTTTACCCGGGGCGAGACCCAGGTCATGGTTTCCGCCACCCTGGGCAGCGGCGATGACGAGCAGCGGGTTGAATCCCTCACCGGCATGTCATTCAAGCGCTTCATGCTCCATTATAATTTCCCCCCCTATTGTGTTGGCGAGGTCCGTTTCATGCGTGGACCGAGCCGTCGTGATATCGGCCATGGTGCCCTGGCGGAACGCGCCTTGGCAGCGGTGTTGCCGAAAGACGATGAATTTGCCTACACGATCCGTATCGTTTCCGAGGTGCTCGAATCAAACGGCTCCTCCTCCATGGCCACGGTATGCGGTGGCAGTCTTGCCCTGATGGATGCGGGCGTGCCGATTAAAAAACCGGTTTCCGGCGTGGCCATGGGCTTGATCAAGGACGGCGACACCATCGTCATCCTTTCCGACATCCTGGGTGATGAAGATCATCTCGGCGACATGGATTTCAAGGTAACCGGTACTGATGAAGGTATTACCGCCCTGCAGATGGACATCAAGATCGAAGGCGTCTCCAAGGAGATCATGACCAGCGCTCTTGCCCAGGCCAGGGGTGGACGTCTCCATATTCTCGAGAAGATGAAGATGGCGATCGAAACGTCTCGGGCAGAAGTACCTGCGCATGCTCCCAAGATCTTCAGCCTGCAGATCAATCCCGATAAGATCCGCGATCTGATCGGCCCGGGCGGCAAGATGATCAAGTCGATCACCGCCGATTACGGGATCAAGATGGATGTTGAGGATTCGGGCAAGGTGACGATTTTCGCACCCAATGGTGAGGTTGCCCAGGCGGTTATCGCTAAGGTGAACGAGATCGCCGCCGATCCTGAAATCGGTAGGATCTACGACGGCGTTGTTCAGAAGATCCTTGATTTCGGTGCTTTTGTTCAGATCATGCCGGGGGTTGACGGCTTGGTGCACATCTCCGAGCTTGACAACAAGCGGGTAGAGAAGGTCACCGATGTTCTCAAGGAAGGGGACGAGGTCCGGGTGAAGGTTCTTGAGATCGACCAGCGGGGCAAGATTCGTCTGAGCCGCAAGGCCGTCCTCCAGGAGGAGGCAGGTTCCTGA
- a CDS encoding glutamine synthetase III family protein — MSDNCTCGCGNDYDQTLMTVPELFGTNVFNNKTMKERLPKETYKALQKTITTGSSLPPDVASVVANAMKDWAIEKGASHYTHWFQPLTGTTAEKHDSFISPTDDGGVIMEFSGKQLIQGEPDASSFPSGGLRVTFEARGYTAWDCTSPAFLKEDESGDVTLCIPTAFCSYKGEALDKKTPLLRSMSVVAKQALRVLKAMGNTTSSIVSSTVGAEQEYFLVEKEYYLQRLDLMTCGRSLFGAPAPKGQELEDQYFGAIKDRVSSYMKDLDIELWKMGISSKTKHNEVAPAQFEMAPVFTTTNMATDHNQLVMETMQKVALRHGMVCLLHEKPYAGVNGSGKHNNWSLSTDDGINLLDPGQTPEDNAQFLVFISALIKAVDTHADIMRATCGSSGNDHRLGANEAPPAIISIFLGQELSDVLEKLAKGEKICKKGACQTLKIGVDSLPELPKDNTDRNRTSPFAFTGNKFEFRMVGSAQSIAGPNVALNTIAAEALEEIAVRLEKAKDVNKEIQAILKDAMTKHGRIIFNGNNYSAEWAKEAEKRGLPNTRNTVDALKAFISPKAIKLFGKYNVLSKDELHSRYDIYVEQYAKHINIEALTAIQMTKRQFIPAAIQFVAELGASLAAAGKYGSVQKGLLEEVGKHLEAAGKKVAKLEVETKKAQGISDVAKQGAAYRDKVFPAMTDLRGDIDALEAIMPDTLWPVPTYSDLLFNL, encoded by the coding sequence ATGAGTGACAATTGCACCTGTGGTTGCGGTAACGACTACGACCAGACCCTGATGACCGTGCCAGAGCTGTTCGGCACCAACGTGTTCAACAACAAAACCATGAAGGAAAGACTGCCCAAGGAGACCTACAAGGCTCTGCAGAAAACCATCACCACCGGTTCTTCCCTGCCGCCGGACGTCGCCTCGGTGGTAGCCAACGCCATGAAGGACTGGGCCATCGAAAAGGGCGCCAGCCATTACACCCACTGGTTCCAGCCCCTTACCGGCACCACCGCCGAAAAGCACGACTCCTTCATCTCCCCCACCGACGATGGCGGGGTGATCATGGAGTTTTCCGGCAAGCAACTGATCCAGGGCGAACCGGATGCTTCTTCCTTCCCCAGCGGCGGCTTGCGCGTCACCTTCGAGGCCCGCGGCTACACCGCCTGGGACTGTACCTCCCCCGCCTTCCTCAAGGAAGACGAATCCGGCGATGTGACCCTCTGCATCCCCACCGCCTTCTGCTCTTACAAGGGCGAAGCCCTGGACAAGAAGACCCCCCTGCTCCGCTCGATGAGCGTCGTTGCCAAACAGGCACTGCGGGTGCTCAAGGCCATGGGCAACACCACCTCCAGCATCGTCAGCTCCACGGTGGGCGCGGAGCAGGAATACTTCCTGGTGGAAAAAGAGTACTACCTGCAACGCCTCGACCTGATGACCTGCGGCCGCAGCCTGTTCGGCGCCCCCGCCCCCAAGGGCCAGGAACTGGAAGACCAGTACTTCGGCGCCATCAAGGATCGGGTTTCCTCCTACATGAAGGATCTGGACATCGAGCTCTGGAAGATGGGCATCTCCTCCAAAACCAAACACAATGAGGTGGCCCCGGCCCAGTTCGAGATGGCCCCGGTTTTCACCACCACCAACATGGCCACCGACCACAACCAGCTGGTCATGGAAACCATGCAGAAGGTGGCCCTGCGCCACGGCATGGTCTGCCTGTTGCACGAGAAGCCCTATGCCGGAGTAAACGGTTCCGGCAAGCACAACAACTGGTCGCTCTCCACCGACGACGGCATCAACCTGCTTGATCCGGGCCAGACCCCCGAGGACAACGCCCAGTTTCTGGTCTTCATTTCCGCCCTGATCAAGGCAGTGGACACCCATGCCGACATCATGCGCGCCACCTGCGGCAGCTCCGGCAACGATCACCGGTTGGGCGCCAACGAGGCCCCGCCCGCGATCATCTCCATCTTCCTGGGCCAGGAGCTCTCCGATGTTCTGGAAAAGCTGGCCAAGGGCGAGAAGATCTGCAAGAAGGGCGCCTGCCAGACCTTGAAAATCGGGGTTGACTCCCTGCCCGAGCTGCCCAAGGACAACACCGACCGGAACCGGACCTCGCCCTTTGCCTTCACCGGTAACAAGTTCGAGTTCCGCATGGTCGGCTCCGCCCAGTCCATCGCCGGTCCCAATGTGGCCCTGAACACCATTGCCGCCGAGGCCCTGGAAGAGATCGCCGTTCGTCTGGAAAAAGCCAAGGACGTGAACAAGGAAATCCAAGCCATTCTCAAAGACGCCATGACCAAACATGGCCGGATCATCTTCAACGGCAACAACTACTCCGCCGAGTGGGCCAAGGAAGCCGAGAAGCGCGGCCTGCCCAACACCCGCAACACCGTGGACGCGCTCAAGGCCTTTATCTCCCCCAAGGCGATCAAGCTGTTCGGCAAGTACAACGTGCTTTCGAAGGATGAGCTGCATTCCCGCTACGACATCTATGTGGAGCAGTATGCCAAGCACATCAACATCGAGGCCCTCACCGCCATCCAGATGACCAAACGTCAGTTCATCCCGGCGGCCATCCAGTTTGTCGCGGAACTTGGCGCCTCCCTGGCCGCAGCCGGCAAATACGGTTCGGTGCAAAAGGGATTGCTGGAGGAGGTTGGCAAACACCTTGAGGCAGCAGGCAAGAAGGTGGCCAAGCTGGAAGTGGAAACCAAGAAGGCCCAGGGTATCTCCGACGTGGCCAAGCAGGGTGCGGCATACCGCGACAAGGTATTCCCCGCCATGACCGATCTGCGCGGAGACATCGATGCGCTTGAGGCCATCATGCCGGATACTCTCTGGCCGGTACCGACCTACAGCGATTTGCTGTTTAATTTGTAA
- a CDS encoding MBL fold metallo-hydrolase, whose product MRFCVLGSGSKGNATFVESGQTRLLIDAGFSGKEIEHRLAGIGVGAETLSGILITHEHGDHVKGAAILSRRFRLPVFINEATLAGAGTVLANLHQCHAFVTGQTFVFQDFQIHPYAISHDTADPVGFLLNNGRLLMGYCTDTGVVSKLMHHRLSNCHGLVLECNHDPDLLRNGPYPPSLQQRVRGKSGHLANEDAAGFLSEILHDGLEHVVLSHLSETNNRPHLAEKAMSAMLERLRQQRGACRVPVISLAHQDRVGEVVTLRGSAG is encoded by the coding sequence ATGCGATTTTGTGTACTGGGAAGCGGCAGCAAGGGCAATGCGACCTTTGTCGAGTCCGGGCAGACGCGGCTTTTGATCGACGCCGGCTTTTCCGGCAAGGAGATCGAGCACCGGTTGGCCGGGATCGGGGTTGGCGCGGAAACCTTGTCTGGTATCCTCATCACCCACGAGCATGGCGATCATGTCAAGGGCGCGGCCATCCTTTCCCGCCGTTTTCGCTTGCCGGTCTTTATCAACGAAGCGACCCTGGCCGGTGCCGGCACGGTCTTGGCTAACCTCCACCAATGCCATGCCTTTGTTACGGGGCAAACCTTTGTTTTTCAGGATTTTCAGATCCATCCCTACGCGATCTCTCATGACACCGCTGATCCCGTCGGGTTTCTCCTGAACAATGGCCGATTGCTCATGGGCTACTGCACCGATACCGGGGTGGTGTCCAAACTGATGCATCATCGGTTGAGCAATTGCCACGGGCTGGTGCTCGAATGCAACCACGATCCGGACCTGTTGCGTAACGGTCCCTATCCGCCATCCCTGCAACAGCGGGTGCGGGGCAAGAGCGGCCATCTGGCCAATGAAGACGCTGCCGGGTTTTTGAGCGAGATCCTCCACGACGGTCTTGAACATGTGGTTCTGTCCCACCTCAGCGAAACCAACAACCGTCCGCATCTTGCCGAAAAAGCCATGAGCGCCATGCTGGAGAGACTCCGGCAGCAGCGGGGCGCGTGCCGGGTGCCCGTGATCTCCCTTGCCCATCAGGATAGGGTCGGGGAGGTGGTCACTCTTCGAGGCAGCGCGGGGTGA
- a CDS encoding M16 family metallopeptidase: protein MANSYQKTVLDNGVRIITEKIPSRTVSAGIWVDVGARDEQPDNNGSAHFVEHMLFKGTASRTAQEIAQELDTLGGMSNAFTSGETTSYYATVLDDQMERLVGLMGDIFQNSLFEAEEVVREREVILQEISMVEDTPDDRIHELFTGSLWGEHPLGYTVLGQREVVAAMDAVSLREYMRSEYTSERLVIAASGNVEHEQFCRLWEKQLGGVAQISRGEARRQPPTALAPVRKLHKKNLEQAHVVLGTYGLPLMAPERYALYLLHVLLGGNMSSRLFQEVREKEGLAYSIYSYLSSFTDSGYLGVYLGVDPGVVNKAMALVAKEIKGLRQRSVSETLLARAKDYAKAGIFLSAENMESRMTRIARNELTFGRYIPFEEVAAGFDRVRREDIGELAALLFSRPLFATVLGPLKAKDIDWHPLDLE from the coding sequence GTGGCCAATAGCTACCAGAAAACCGTGCTCGACAATGGCGTCCGGATCATCACCGAGAAGATTCCCTCCCGCACGGTTTCGGCAGGGATCTGGGTAGACGTGGGTGCGCGCGACGAACAGCCCGACAACAACGGGAGCGCCCATTTTGTCGAGCACATGCTCTTTAAGGGCACCGCCAGCCGGACGGCCCAGGAAATCGCCCAGGAACTCGACACCCTGGGCGGCATGTCCAACGCCTTCACCTCCGGCGAAACCACCTCCTATTACGCCACCGTCCTTGATGACCAGATGGAACGACTGGTCGGACTCATGGGGGATATCTTCCAGAATTCGCTCTTTGAAGCGGAAGAGGTGGTCCGGGAACGGGAGGTCATACTCCAGGAAATATCCATGGTGGAAGACACCCCGGATGACCGGATCCATGAGCTGTTTACCGGCAGTCTCTGGGGGGAACACCCTCTCGGCTATACGGTACTCGGGCAGCGTGAGGTGGTGGCGGCCATGGATGCCGTCAGTCTGCGGGAGTATATGCGGAGTGAATACACGTCGGAGCGGCTGGTTATTGCCGCTTCCGGCAATGTGGAACATGAGCAGTTCTGCCGCCTTTGGGAGAAGCAGCTGGGAGGCGTGGCCCAGATAAGCAGGGGAGAAGCTCGGCGGCAGCCTCCCACCGCGCTTGCCCCGGTGCGCAAGCTCCACAAGAAGAACCTCGAACAGGCCCATGTGGTGCTGGGCACCTATGGCTTGCCCCTCATGGCCCCTGAACGCTATGCCCTCTATCTGCTGCATGTTCTCCTCGGCGGCAATATGAGTTCCCGACTTTTTCAGGAGGTGCGTGAAAAAGAGGGGCTGGCCTATTCCATCTATTCCTACCTTTCCTCGTTTACCGACAGCGGGTATCTCGGCGTCTATCTCGGGGTGGACCCTGGAGTGGTGAACAAGGCCATGGCCCTGGTGGCCAAGGAAATCAAGGGGTTGCGTCAGCGCAGTGTTTCGGAGACGCTGCTGGCCCGGGCCAAGGATTATGCCAAGGCCGGAATCTTCCTTTCCGCCGAGAATATGGAATCACGGATGACCAGGATTGCCAGAAACGAGCTGACCTTCGGCCGCTATATCCCCTTTGAAGAGGTTGCCGCAGGCTTTGACCGGGTGCGGCGGGAGGATATTGGTGAGCTGGCCGCACTTCTTTTTAGCAGACCGTTGTTCGCCACGGTTCTCGGGCCATTGAAGGCAAAAGATATTGACTGGCACCCCCTTGATTTGGAGTAA
- the dut gene encoding dUTP diphosphatase: protein MENRKEETHIIQLSWLDPAGHADLPLPAYHSELAAGMDVAAAVLEPVVIGPGEIRLLPSGFAVALVPGYELQVRPRSGLAIKHGITVVNSPGTIDADYRGEVKIGLINLGREPFTIRRGDRIAQLVLAPVCRATVVAVDRLDETLRQDGGFGHTGV, encoded by the coding sequence ATGGAAAACCGGAAAGAAGAAACGCATATTATCCAATTGTCCTGGCTCGATCCGGCAGGTCATGCCGATCTTCCCCTGCCTGCTTACCATTCCGAACTGGCCGCAGGCATGGATGTGGCCGCGGCGGTGCTCGAGCCGGTGGTTATCGGCCCGGGGGAGATCCGGTTGCTGCCTTCCGGTTTTGCGGTGGCCCTGGTTCCGGGCTATGAACTGCAGGTGCGGCCCCGGAGCGGGCTTGCCATCAAGCATGGGATCACGGTGGTCAACAGCCCCGGAACCATTGATGCCGATTACCGGGGGGAAGTAAAGATCGGCCTGATCAACCTGGGGCGCGAGCCGTTCACCATCCGGCGCGGAGACCGCATCGCCCAGTTAGTTTTGGCCCCGGTTTGTCGGGCCACGGTGGTTGCGGTGGACAGGCTGGACGAGACCCTCCGTCAGGATGGCGGCTTCGGCCATACCGGAGTTTGA
- the cobT gene encoding nicotinate-nucleotide--dimethylbenzimidazole phosphoribosyltransferase translates to MIRTAEELQAACAAIEPASATVMAQAQTKLNNLTKPLGSLGKLEMLAARTCAMRRTIGARVEKKIILTFAGDHGVVAEGISAFPQEVTPQMVLNFLGGGAGVNVLARHVGAEVRVVDVGVAVPIEAEGLRQCKVRPGTANMAKGPAMSIDETVAAIGVGMEMAREAIEDGAEILGTGDMGIGNTTPSAALFAALLPAKVSEVTGRGTGIDDAMLQHKIAVIEQSLAVNQERLDSPLGALAAVGGLEIAAICGCILEAARSKIPVVVDGFISSAGALVAQRFAPHVLDYCFFSHMSAEQGHRIFFEKMGLSPLLHLDLRLGEGTGAALTMNLVEAGLKIMNEMATFGEAGVSEAG, encoded by the coding sequence ATGATACGGACAGCGGAAGAACTGCAGGCAGCATGCGCCGCCATTGAGCCTGCCAGCGCCACGGTAATGGCGCAGGCCCAGACTAAGTTGAATAATCTCACCAAACCCCTGGGCAGCCTCGGCAAGCTGGAGATGCTGGCGGCCAGAACCTGCGCCATGCGGAGAACTATTGGCGCCAGGGTGGAGAAAAAGATCATTCTCACCTTTGCCGGCGACCACGGAGTGGTGGCCGAGGGCATCAGTGCCTTTCCCCAGGAAGTCACCCCGCAGATGGTTCTCAATTTCCTGGGGGGAGGCGCAGGGGTCAATGTGCTGGCCCGGCATGTGGGGGCCGAGGTGCGGGTGGTCGATGTGGGCGTGGCCGTGCCTATCGAAGCCGAGGGCTTGCGGCAATGCAAGGTCCGGCCCGGCACCGCCAACATGGCCAAGGGGCCGGCCATGAGCATCGACGAGACCGTCGCCGCCATCGGGGTCGGCATGGAGATGGCCCGCGAGGCCATTGAGGACGGGGCCGAGATCCTGGGCACCGGCGACATGGGCATCGGCAACACCACCCCGTCCGCCGCGCTCTTTGCCGCCCTGCTGCCTGCCAAGGTATCCGAGGTGACAGGGAGGGGCACCGGCATCGACGACGCCATGCTGCAACACAAGATCGCGGTGATCGAGCAGTCCCTGGCCGTGAACCAAGAACGGCTGGATTCTCCCCTTGGGGCATTGGCTGCGGTGGGCGGCTTGGAGATCGCCGCCATCTGCGGCTGTATTCTGGAAGCGGCGAGAAGCAAAATTCCGGTGGTGGTGGACGGCTTTATCTCCAGCGCCGGAGCCCTGGTCGCCCAGCGGTTTGCCCCCCATGTTCTGGATTACTGTTTCTTCAGCCACATGTCGGCGGAGCAGGGCCACCGGATCTTCTTTGAGAAGATGGGGTTGAGTCCCCTGCTGCACCTTGACCTGCGGCTGGGCGAGGGAACAGGCGCGGCCTTGACCATGAATCTGGTGGAGGCGGGGCTCAAGATCATGAACGAGATGGCCACCTTCGGCGAGGCCGGGGTAAGCGAGGCCGGTTGA
- the cobS gene encoding adenosylcobinamide-GDP ribazoletransferase, translating to MLLTAKIAIAFLTILPVRLPAELPADGLRRSAGFFPLAGWLIGGFLAGCAWVFMWGGLPPLVSAVLLVACGAWLTRGLHLDGLADLLDGLGGGQTPERRLAIMKDSATGAFGVIGLVLLLGLKVVCLASLLANGGQYLFFVLLAAPVAARWGMATLASGVQYPREVGTGHAFVGKVGLAELALGGLLLTPLIWWHWSAGLIILGAAMLPALWLRFKASKALGGVTGDVLGASCELGEVCGWLAAVVMLTV from the coding sequence ATGCTGCTGACTGCAAAGATCGCCATCGCCTTTCTTACCATCCTGCCTGTGCGGTTGCCCGCGGAACTGCCCGCAGATGGGCTCAGACGGAGTGCTGGTTTTTTTCCCTTGGCTGGCTGGTTGATCGGCGGGTTTCTCGCCGGATGCGCCTGGGTTTTTATGTGGGGTGGTCTTCCTCCGCTGGTGAGCGCGGTGCTGTTGGTGGCCTGTGGGGCCTGGTTGACCAGGGGGTTGCACCTCGATGGGTTGGCTGATCTGTTGGATGGCCTGGGCGGCGGGCAGACCCCGGAGCGACGCCTGGCGATCATGAAGGATTCTGCCACCGGCGCCTTTGGGGTGATCGGTCTGGTGCTGCTGCTTGGTTTGAAGGTTGTCTGCCTTGCCTCGCTTCTGGCAAATGGAGGCCAGTATCTTTTCTTTGTTCTGCTCGCCGCGCCGGTAGCGGCCCGCTGGGGTATGGCCACCCTGGCTAGCGGAGTGCAATATCCCAGGGAGGTAGGCACCGGCCACGCCTTTGTCGGTAAGGTCGGGTTGGCGGAATTGGCGCTGGGCGGTCTCCTGCTGACCCCGCTCATCTGGTGGCATTGGTCGGCTGGGTTGATTATTCTCGGTGCGGCAATGCTGCCTGCCCTCTGGCTCCGGTTCAAGGCGAGCAAGGCGCTGGGCGGCGTCACCGGCGATGTGTTGGGGGCTTCCTGCGAGTTGGGGGAGGTGTGTGGCTGGCTGGCTGCGGTGGTTATGCTCACCGTTTGA
- the rpsO gene encoding 30S ribosomal protein S15, with the protein MTLQAEQKKEIITQYAHHEKDTGSPEVQIALLTSRITYLTEHFKEHKKDHHSRRGLLKLVGQRRRLLNYLKGKNVDMYRDLIQKLGIRK; encoded by the coding sequence ATGACACTGCAAGCAGAACAGAAAAAAGAGATTATCACCCAATATGCCCATCACGAAAAGGACACCGGCTCTCCTGAGGTGCAGATTGCCCTGCTCACCTCTCGGATCACCTATCTGACCGAGCATTTCAAAGAACACAAAAAAGACCATCATTCCCGGCGCGGATTGCTGAAACTGGTCGGTCAGAGACGGCGTCTTCTGAACTACCTCAAGGGCAAAAACGTTGATATGTATCGTGACCTGATTCAAAAGCTTGGCATCAGAAAGTAA
- the cbiR gene encoding cobamide remodeling phosphodiesterase CbiR, translated as MAFKNRFPWRLGATSCVLPADIMANVRQLAPLVDDVQLLFFESAAKSRLPQPFDVQALREIAEAHGLSYTVHLPADLALGAAAKVERQEGIGEILRLMAQLAPLGVLSFDLHLVREPDLPEAAWLDNLAASLRELSGALGEQKRLVGVENIEYPFGLVAPLVAEYGFGVCLDLGHLVHYGHDLEEGLGLLSRVRHLHYHGVRGGKDHQGLHDAGQAGMLGRRLAEAGYDGVVTLEMYSLEKLQGSLALLDEGWAGFHHI; from the coding sequence ATGGCGTTTAAGAACCGTTTTCCGTGGCGGCTGGGGGCGACCTCCTGCGTGCTGCCTGCGGACATCATGGCCAATGTCCGGCAACTGGCCCCCCTGGTAGACGATGTCCAGTTGCTCTTTTTTGAAAGCGCGGCCAAAAGCCGTCTGCCCCAGCCTTTTGATGTGCAGGCGTTGCGGGAGATTGCCGAGGCGCACGGACTCAGCTATACGGTGCATCTGCCCGCCGACTTGGCCCTGGGTGCGGCAGCAAAGGTCGAGCGGCAGGAGGGGATCGGTGAGATTCTTCGGCTCATGGCGCAGTTGGCTCCTCTTGGGGTGCTGAGTTTTGACCTGCATCTGGTCCGGGAGCCGGACTTGCCCGAGGCTGCCTGGCTTGACAATCTGGCGGCCAGCCTCCGGGAATTATCCGGTGCTTTGGGTGAGCAAAAAAGGCTGGTTGGTGTCGAAAATATCGAGTATCCCTTCGGGCTGGTGGCCCCTTTGGTTGCGGAGTACGGCTTTGGCGTGTGCCTTGATCTCGGGCATCTTGTCCACTACGGCCATGATCTGGAAGAAGGGTTGGGGCTGCTGTCCCGGGTTCGTCATCTCCACTACCATGGGGTGCGGGGCGGCAAGGATCATCAGGGGCTGCATGATGCGGGGCAGGCCGGGATGCTGGGCCGGCGGCTGGCCGAAGCTGGGTATGACGGGGTGGTTACCCTGGAGATGTACAGCCTGGAAAAGCTGCAAGGTTCGTTGGCGCTTCTCGATGAGGGGTGGGCTGGCTTCCATCATATCTGA
- the truB gene encoding tRNA pseudouridine(55) synthase TruB, which produces MPAKAHDALAGKKIPAEPALAAGIFLVDKPVGPSSFRMVQLVRRALSIKKVGHAGTLDPFASGLLIICVGRPATRLISQFMDGNKWYEAVLKLGIETTTQDLEGEVVAQHVVPPLSREELEHCLSGFLGAQLQTPPQYSALKHMGKPLYHYARRGIIIEKAPRPITIFRLELLAAGADTVRILVECSKGTYIRTLAADIGGSLGCGAHLVALRRLQSGSFTVDSAVDGSLLQDPLAARDLLLAKALSVEEVEAMLAGNG; this is translated from the coding sequence ATGCCAGCCAAGGCCCACGATGCCTTGGCTGGGAAGAAAATCCCTGCCGAACCGGCCCTTGCGGCCGGTATTTTTTTGGTGGATAAACCGGTGGGGCCGAGTTCCTTCCGCATGGTGCAATTGGTGCGGAGGGCTCTGTCCATAAAAAAAGTGGGGCATGCCGGCACCCTCGATCCTTTTGCCTCCGGCCTGCTGATTATCTGCGTGGGACGTCCGGCCACCCGACTTATCTCGCAGTTCATGGATGGCAACAAGTGGTATGAAGCGGTGCTCAAGCTGGGCATCGAAACCACCACCCAGGATCTTGAGGGAGAGGTTGTTGCCCAACACGTGGTTCCCCCCCTCAGCCGGGAGGAGCTGGAGCATTGCCTGAGCGGATTTTTGGGCGCGCAGCTGCAGACCCCTCCGCAGTATTCGGCGCTCAAGCACATGGGGAAGCCCCTGTACCATTATGCCCGACGGGGGATTATCATCGAAAAGGCCCCGCGGCCGATAACGATCTTCCGGTTGGAACTATTGGCTGCCGGTGCCGATACCGTGCGCATTCTGGTTGAATGCAGCAAGGGCACCTATATCCGGACCCTGGCCGCCGACATAGGCGGTTCCCTTGGTTGCGGTGCCCATCTGGTTGCCTTGCGCCGTCTGCAAAGCGGCTCGTTTACCGTGGACAGCGCCGTGGATGGCAGCCTGTTGCAGGACCCTCTAGCGGCTCGGGATCTGCTCTTGGCCAAGGCTCTCTCCGTGGAAGAGGTCGAGGCGATGCTGGCCGGGAATGGCTGA